In the genome of Tachysurus vachellii isolate PV-2020 chromosome 9, HZAU_Pvac_v1, whole genome shotgun sequence, one region contains:
- the mgat4c gene encoding alpha-1,3-mannosyl-glycoprotein 4-beta-N-acetylglucosaminyltransferase C has product MRLLLKNLDKMRCLRKRSTIPFLVILITFLLFMNLYMEDGYVLEEDKRQLREVSMHPLNSERYVHTFKDITNFSGTINVTYRYLAGTPLPRKKYLTIGLSSVKRKRGNYLLETIKSIFDQSSYEELKEIVVVVHLADFDLAWCESLVQEITRKFGHHIIAGRLLVIHAPEEYYPSLDGLKRNYNDPEDRVRFRSKQNVDYAFLLNFCTNLSHFYMMLEDDVRCSRNFLTALKKVVTSREGSYWVTLEFSKLGYIGKLYHSRDLPRLAHFLLMFYQEMPCDWLLIHFRGLLAQKEVIRFKPSLFQHMGYYSSYKGAENKLKDDDFEEDSLDIPDNPPATLYTNINVFESYDAAKAYSSVDEYFWGKAPSTGDFYVIVFNKPTKISKIKISTGTDDRQNDILHHGALEVGEKLVGTKKGRQCSSYITLGEFKHGNIEVHNVDHKIAFDIECVRIVVTANQKEWLIIRSISLWTTQPPNQ; this is encoded by the exons ATGAGGCTTCTGTTGAAGAACCTGGATAAAATGAGATGTTTACGTAAGCGCTCCACCATCCCCTTTTTGGTGATTCTCATCACCTTTCTGCTCTTCATGAACCTCTACATGGAGGATGGCTATGTGCTG GAGGAGGATAAACGGCAGCTGAGGGAGGTCTCGATGCACCCCTTAAATTCTGAGCGATATGTTCACACCTTCAAAGACATCACCAATTTTTCTGGAACCATTAATGTGACATATCGCTACCTTGCTGGGACGCCTTTGCCTcgaaaaa AGTACCTCACGATTGGATTGTCATCAGTGAAAAGAAAACGAGGAAATTACCTTTTGGAGACCATCAAGTCCATTTTTGATCAGTCCAGCTATGAAGAGCTCAAAGAAATTGTTGTTGTAGTTCACTTAGCAGATTTTGACCTGGCTTGGTGTGAGAGTTTGGTTCAGGAGATAACCCGCAAATTTGGGCATCACATCATAGCAGGACGTCTACTGGTAATTCACGCACCCGAGGAATATTACCCGTCTCTTGATGGGCTGAAGCGAAACTACAATGACCCTGAGGATAGAGTTCGATTCCGTTCCAAGCAGAATGTAGACTATGCGTTCCTGCTCAACTTCTGCACCAACCTCTCCCACTTCTATATGATGCTGGAGGATGATGTGCGATGCTCAAGGAATTTTCTTACTGCTCTAAAGAAAGTAGTCACTTCCAGAGAGGGGTCTTACTGGGTCACACTGGAGTTCTCCAAACTGGGATACATCGGGAAGCTTTACCACTCTAGAGATCTTCCCAGActtgcacactttttgctcaTGTTCTATCAGGAGATGCCCTGTGATTGGCTGCTGATTCATTTCAGAGGCCTCTTGGCCCAAAAGGAAGTCATCCGATTTAAACCATCGCTTTTCCAACACATGGGCTACTACTCGTCATACAAAGGGGCTGAGAATAAACTGAAGGATGATGACTTTGAGGAGGACTCTCTCGATATTCCAGACAATCCCCCtgccacactgtacactaatatcAATGTGTTTGAGAGCTATGATGCTGCTAAAGCTTACAGTAGTGTGGATGAGTACTTTTGGGGCAAAGCTCCATCTACCGGGGATTTTTATGTCATAGTGTTCAATAAACCGACAAAAATCAGCAAAATTAAGATCAGCACTGGAACAGATGACCGTCAGAATGACATATTGCATCATGGAGCCTTAGAAGTTGGAGAGAAATTGGTGGGTACAAAAAAAGGCAGGCAGTGCTCCTCCTACATCACATTAGGAGAGTTTAAGCATGGGAACATTGAGGTTCACAATGTGGATcataaaatagcttttgatATTGAGTGTGTTCGCATCGTGGTCACAGCAAACCAGAAGGAATGGCTGATCATCAGAAGTATAAGCCTGTGGACTACTCAACCTCCAAATCAATGA